GCCGTGCCGGGCCTCGTTTTCCAATTTTTCCAAATCGGACAGGGTTCTGTGGCTGGACGTGGGGGAGCAGGAAGCCATGGCAACGGATTGCCGATCCAGCAAGCAGGGGGCATTATCATCATATCCAACGGGGGCCAAAACTCCCATGGCGACGAGAAAGATACATGTCGTTATGCCGGTGAATGCCGTACTTCGGATGCCGAATCGTGAATGTTGTGCCTTAAACCGTGCCATACTTTTTCCCCTCACGCTGTATTACGTATCGCGATTGTGGATCGCTTAACCGACAGTGTTGTCCTTTTTGGACACTGAACTCGTTTTTTCCAAGACAGACATCGCTGTTGCGACCATACCGGCCGTATCCGTCAGGTTGGCGGGAAGAATCATCGTGTTGGTCGTGCTGGCCAGCTTACCAAATTCTTCGATATATCGTTCGGCCACACGCAAGTTGGCTGCGGTAATGCCATCTCCCTGAGAAATAGCTTCAGCCACTCTGGCAATGCCACTGGCTGTGGCTTCCGCCAGAAGTGTGATTTCCTGAGCCTGTCCTTCAGCTTCGTTGATGCGTTTTTGTTTTTCGCCTTCACTCATAGCGATGGCTTCCTGACGCAGGCCTTCAGCCCGATTGATCCGGGCCTGTTTGTCCCCTTCGGACCGGGCGATTTCGGCGCGTTTTTCCCGCTCAGCTTTCATCTGAGCTTCCATGGAAGCCATGACGGTATCGGGCGGAGTGATATCTTTGATTTCATAGCGCAAGACTTTGACGCCCCAGCTTTGAGCGGCTTCATCAACAGCTTTGATGACCTGGTAATTAATCGCATCGCGTTCTTCAAAGGTCTTATCGAGATCAATTTTGCCAATAGCCGATCGCAAGGAGGTTTGGGCAAGCTGGGTGGCGCCGATCTTGTAATTGTCGATGCCATACGCCGATAATTGACTGTCGATGACCTGGAGATAGATCACCCCGTCAATGGCGACACTGACATTGTCGCGGGTAATACAGATTTGTGACGGGATATCCATGACTTCTTCTTTCAAGGAGCGGGCATACGCGACCCGATCAATAAATGGGATGAGTATATGAAAGCCCGCGCCGAGAACATTGTGGAATTTACCCAATCGTTCGACAACGTATTCTGATTTTTGAGGGACAACGACGGCGGTTTTCACAAACAAGACGACAACAATAACCGCCAAAACGATGAACATGATGATTGGGCCTTGCAACAGGGCTGTCATGACAGGGACTCCTCCGTTTGAATGCGTGATGCAGGGGTAACCTCAAGTGTCAGGCTGTCATCCAAACTTTGGCCAAGGATGATGGCGTCGTCTCCAGGAACGAGCTGTGTATCGGCGACGGCCTGCCAATAACTTCCTCTGAATTTGACTTCTCCGCGGTGGTGTGGGCCTATCTTTTTGGTGACCTGGGCGGTTTTTCCCACGATCTCATCAATATAGCGATCTGGTGCCGGTTTGGATACGCCGCTGAATGTCCGCAGAAAGAAGCGACGTAAACCAAACAAAGCAAGCAAAGAACTCGTAATGAATATCGCTAACTCCACCTCAAGCCCCGTGCTGAAGAGCGCACTGAACAGGGCTGTCGTCCATGCTCCAATGCCGAAAAAGATGACAATGAATCCCGGCATCATCATTTCGGCAATAAGGAAGGCTGTTCCGACAAGGAACCATATAAGATAATCGCTCATATTCTTTTCATACCTCATTTAAAGACAAGAGCAAGAGAAATAACACACCTTTTGTCCTGTCGGAAGGTGTATCTCAGCTGAAAGACATGAGATTAGCCAGACCGATCATTGAAGCCGATGACGTTATGGTGTTGGCGTATTGTCAAATGACTGCTGGGCTTGGCGTTCCATTTGTTCCACTTTCTGGAGCTGTTCCGGCGTGAGCAGTGGTGTGATACGTTCATAAGTTTCATTTCGCAAAGACTGTAAATCATTTGCTATTGTGGCGGTATTTTCTCCCGCTTGATAAGCTGTATAAATTTTGTAGGCTTTGCTCATTTGTTCCGTCATGATCGGAGCCAAAGCGATTTGCTGTTCAAACGTCAGGTTGAGGTCGGCAAGCATCGCGGTGATGGCGTTGATTGTAGCATTGGCGGCTTGATCAGCGCGATCCGTATCAGGGGCAGCCGAAAAGGCTGTGGAGACGCCGACACTTATGAACAACAAGCAGCCGAAACATACCAACCGAAATCGGCGAAAAAATAATCTCATGATACTCTCCATTCTTATATCGCAGGGATTATGATCCGTTGTGGGGTTTGAGTCATGGTAAAAAAAAAATTATTATGCAATATAAAATGCAACTTCTGGCTTTGACAAGTCGGTTGATGGACAAAGACGAAGTATCAGAAGCGAATTTGTGCGTATTATAGCCTTAACACGGTGAGAAGATAACCAATCATGATCGAGGGCGTCACGATGAAGTCGGTCATTGTGTCGAAAAGATGGAGATGGAATGTGGTTTGGGGAGGGAGTCTGGGTATTCTGACGACCACCTCGGCATTCGCAGCGTCTTCTCAAAATGAAGGAGCACATTTCGTCGACATGATATTTTTTCCCGGTTTTTGGCTGGTTACCGGAGTGTGCATTTTTATTATCGGATTATTCAGTCTTGCCTTGTTTTCTCTCTCCCGCCGCCTCGGCCAAAAACAAAGACAATTTGAAACAACCCTTGAGCGAGTGCCGTTGGGAGTTCTCTGGTTTGGAATCGAAGGTGATATTCATGATGTCAATGACGCCATGGTTGAAATGATGGGGCATACCTCTCCTCAGAATTTAATTGAAGAGCGTCATGGCATTATGCAAAGCCTGTTTGCTTCCATTGATGGATACGCCGTCTTTATGGATATGCTGAAGCAACAGGGACGATTCAGCGGCGCCGATTTGATGTTGCGACGCAACGATGGCGTTGTTTTACGTATGGAGTGTACGGCATTTGCCGAATCCTCAAAATATTCTTCCACGAGGTTTCAAGGTTTTTTCCGCAATGTGACCCTGTATCGGCGCGAACAGAAAAGTCTTGTTGATAACACCAATCGGTTGGAGTTGGCATTGGGAGCAGCCAATGCCGGCATTTGGGACTTTTATCCGGGAACGGACAAGGCTTCTTTTGATAATCAGTGGTTCATCATGCTGGGTTATCAGCCCGATGTCTTCGAACATACGTTTGATACGTGGATCGATTTGATTCATCCTGATGATGTGCATGAAATGACACGGAAGCTGGATGCCTACATCAAGACGTCTGCTTCGGGGGTTTTTGAAACTCGATTTCGCATGAAGGCCGCATCCGAAACATGGCGATGGGTACTCTGTACAGGGAAAACTGTTGCCTGGGATGATAGCGGAAAGCCAATCCGCATAATCGGGATCAACCTTGATATTCACAAACAGACTGTTGCTGAAGAACACATTCGCGTCTCGGAAATGACCTATCGTGAATTGTTCAATGCATTTCAAGATTCCATCCTCTTGCAGGAGCCGGGGACCGGGATCATTCTTGATGCGAATAAAACGCTTTTAGAACGATTTGCCTATGAGTCGCTTAAGGAGTTGCGGGGAGTTCGATTTGAGGATTTGAGCGCGGGGATGCCTCCTTATGGTCGTGCAGAGGTCGAAGCGTTATTGCAGTACACCCAACTGGAAGGTCCGCAGCATGTCGAGTGGCTCGTTCGAACACGCCACGGTGACTTCTTTTGGGCTGAGGTCAAAACCAAGATCGTTACTCTACTCGGCGAACGCCGAATTTTGGTTCATCTGCGCGATATCAGTGAAAAGAAACAAGCCGAGGTTGCACTTCGTGAGTCCGAAGGGCTGTTTCGGGCAATGTTCGACCAGACTGTCCAATATATGGGACTGCTGGGCGTCAAAGGGCGTATACTCAAAGTCAACCGGGCTCTGCTTGAGTTAGCCGGAGTAAGAGCCCAAGATGTGATAGGGTTGCCTTTTGCGGTTGCTCCGTGGGTTCAGCAGACCAGTGAAAGCCAGGAATTTATTGATAGAGCTATTCATGAAGCCAGTGAAGGGATCGTCGTTCAACGTGAAATCATTTTCGTCGACCAGCATGACCAACAACACATTGTGGATTTTTCACTCGCTCCATTTCGTGGCGATACCGGGAATATTGTTTCTCTTATTGCCGAAGGCCGCGATATGACGGATCTGCGCAATGCATTGCAGGCTCTTAACGTCAATCGTAAACAGCTTGAGATGACTCTGGAAGCTGTGAATGCTGGTATTTTTGAGCTGTATCCCGAAAGCGACACCATTGAATGGACAAGGGGATGGCGAACGGCTCTTGGATATGACGAACAGGAAATTGGTGCCGACTTGGCACACTGGAATTACTTGGTGCATCCCGAAGATCGCGTTCGGGTCGTGAATCATTTCTTTAATGCCGTATCGTCCGCATCTCCTGGGGAGATATTTGAAATAGAATATCGCCTTCAGTGTAAAGATGGTCATTATATGTGGGTGAAAACGAAAGCCTTGAGTTCCTCCTTCAATCTTCAAGGAGACGTTGTGCAGGTGCAGGGCATTACGTACGATATCCAACAAGATAAGGAAGTCCAGGCACGTCTCAGGGCATCGGAGAAAAAATACAAGGAAATTTTCAATGCCGGAGCAGAGGCCATTGGTGTTATCGATCCCAACAACTTTTCGATTGCCGAAGCCAACTCCGCTTTTATCGACATGTTCAACCTCACGGTACATACGCTCTATAATCAGCACATAACCGATTTGTTCGCCGTCGCTGCCGATGGAACGTGTCCTCCTGTGGATGCGCTGGAGCAGAGTCATGAAGGTGGCACTCTATCTTTTCAAGGTCAGGGGAAAACTGCAGAGAAGACATTTCTCGTTGAAGGAACCGTCAAAACCGTCGCCCTGGACGGAAAGCTTCAGTTTTTGCTTGTGGTGCGCGATGTCACGGAACGACGGCGTCTTCAAGAGATCATGATCCAATCGGAAAAAATGCTTTCAGTTGGTGGTTTGGCTGCTGGAATGGCGCATGAGATCAACAATCCGCTCGGCGTCATTTTGCAAAGCATTCAGAACGTCATTCGTCGATCGAAGCCCGGAACAAAAGTTGGTGATCAGGCTGCCAGTGCATGTGGGCTTGATTTCGATACACTCCGTTGCTTTCTCAATTCAACTGGTATTGATGAAACCTATGAGGATATTCGAGGAGCGGGAGTGCGAGCCGCAAAGATTGTTGAAGATATGCTCTCGTTTAGCCGGAAGACAGATTCGACGTTGAACAAATGTTCTCTTCTGGAAATCACTCAGCGAGCCATTAATCTGGCGAAAGCCGACTATAATTTAAGAAAGAAATATGATTTCAAGAATATTGATTTACAAATTGATCACGAAGATGATCTTCCAAACATTCCGTGTCTTGAAAATGAAATCGAACAAGTCATTTTGAATCTCCTTCGGAATGCTGCTCATGCATTAGCTGAGTCGGGGCCTGAGCATCCGAGCATTCATATAACGATTCGACAGAATAACGATGAGATTGAGCTCCAGGTGTGTGATAATGGGCCAGGCATGTACAAGGATGTGGCTCGACGAATTTTTGAGCCGTTTTTTACAACTAAAGAGGCCGGAACAGGCACGGGACTCGGGCTGTCGGTCTCGTATTTTATTGTGACGGAACGACATGGAGGACACCTCTCCGTTACGACCGAACCGGGAGAAGGGAGCTGTTTTCTTATGTCTCTTCCGATATCGCGAGAAACTCGTCGGGACATGAATGGCGCCATCTCTCATCTCACGACGAATGAAGAAAAGCCCGTTTAAGTTTTTTTCTCTGGCAGCATGGTATCTCGTGACGTCATCAACAAACAGACCGTGATACATTCTTCGATTGCTTTGTCATCAGATGGAGCCATCTCCGCCACCAGATCGTAGAGTACGGAACCATAGACGAGAAGCGAGGACTCTTTCGATATAGAGCGTTTTTTAGTGAAAAGGAAGAATGCCTCCGGCGGATTAAGAAACTTTTTGGAAAAAGTTTCTTAATAATCTTCAAAAACTTTAAATGGTTACAGTACGACTTGAAATGAACGGTATATCTGTCGGAATTTCAAGTTGTTCAACATAAACGATAACCGCTCTAGATGATGGCGGTTTTTGTTAAACCCGCTGGTTGTGAAGAAAAAAACCGACGTATCACCAGATACGTCGGCTGAGTTGTTTATTGCATCCGTCGTTAGCTTAGAGTTTCCATATGGATCGACACGGAGCTCAGTCATGGGATTGAGACATTGTATTACACATCTTCATCAATACGGTCGGTAGCAGGTTCCGGTTGCGGTTGTTTTTCTCTCAGAGTCTTGGCTTTGAGGACAAGATCGTCACGGAGTTCTTTTGCGGCACTGACGAAATCGATACCACCGGTGATTTCATATACCGGAGTATTTTGAAGAACCTCCAAATAGTCTTCCGGTGTAAAAAAGTCGGTGTCAGGCAGATTTTGTCCATCTTGCTCAATGAATATGCCCGGCTGCTTGATAAATGCCTGGAGCAGGTGGGGTTTTTCTTCAAGATTGACCGGAACGATTTTCGCGGGGGCATCGATACGATCCCAGGTAAGAATGCCCACAGCGGAGAGGTTGGCTGCAAGGCGCTGACGTCCGTGTCCAAAACAGGATTCAATGGACGCATCATACTTTTGTTCAAGCGTCCAAAGTTCGTTTTCGGGGACAGCTTTGAAGCGAATAAACTCTTCGGGAGTCAAAAGCCGATGGAGATGCTCATTATGAAGGATGGTACCCGGGTTGACGCGCGGTAATTTCGTCGAGCCAAAGAGGTACGGCCCATCGTCTGCCGTCGTGATAACGGCTCGGTCGTTGCTGATAAAGTCGACATCATCGTCGTGCATCATGGTCAAGGCGAGGCTTGACTTCCCTCGACCGGCCAGGCCGGCAAGCATGAGACCTGCTTGGTCTACGGCAACGGCAGACGCATGACACAACACGCCACCCAGGCCAATTTTTGCGTTGAGAAAACGAAAGTTGAGAAAGTTGACGATTTGATCCCAGTTATCAAGACACGGCCCAGCCGCGATATTGTACTTGGCACTGACGAAAAACGTCATATCTGTTCGAGTTTTATGTACAATGCGGCTATAAAGGAATCGTACCCACTCTTCCTTGACCTCTTTCCCAGGATCAGGTCGACGCGGAGTGTACTTGAGACCGAGCCGGACCGGTACGGATTCCACGGCCGCCAAATGGAGCAATGGCGTACGGTCATCATCACGCATAAACGGATGGAGATAGTCGGCCAACTTGGCAAGCAGTGTTGCATTGTTTGTACTGATGGCTGCAGGCAGACCGCCCAAATCAAGGTCAAGTTGGAGCGGCAAGGGCGTCGAGGCCAAAAGGCCATCGGCCAGACGGTTGAACGTCTCCTGTGTCAGGGCCTTGGGGATGGGAAACTCTGCTGAACTATCGGGCGACATGGGGGCTCCGGGTGTCGAAGGTCAATAGACAAGCACGTCTTTGGGAAGCACAAATTCATGCATGGGGCCTGTATGCTCTAGCATTTTCTCCATGAGATAGACGCCTCGCAAAAACATGTTGCGGGCGAATTTTCGATTGAATTCAAAACGGGTCGAGGTGATGAACGATCGTATGAGCCCCAGAGCGAGGCGAGCTTCGAATGTGCTATCGCCGTGCTCTTGAGCAAATCGGCGGGCAAAATTCAGAAATGTTTCAATCACGCTCGACAGGCGCAAACGCATTGCACGATCCGTCAGGGGAAGACGGAAATTGGAGACAAGGTAGACAGAAATGTCCTGGATATAATCGGAGTCGCAAGATCGGTGGAGATCAATGTAGTGAATGCGTTGCTCACCATGATTGTACACAATATTATTGATATTGAAATCTCCGTGAATAAACACCGAAAACGGAGCACACAGCGTCTCTTCCAATTGGGAGACCTGGTCGATCATGCTTTTGACAGAGTTGATTTTGACTCCACTGAGCCCCATGGACGGCGTCTCAAACAAGGGATGCAGTCGAAAGACATCAGGCAATCGCGAGCGCAATTGCTTCATGGGGTGAGCACAGATCGATTGAGGCTTCATGGTTTGGGACCACAAGATGCCTACGGTCTGACGAATGATGAAGTGAGCGTTCTCCAGAATATCATCGGTGGCGGAAAGCACAATTTCCTGAAACGTGCAGCCAGAGAGATATTCGACAAGCATGGATGCCGATTCTCCGTTGACCAGGAATCCTTGAATACGGGGCGGAAGTCCTGGGAGAATGGTTTCCCATGTTTCGATATTCAGTTTTTCCTGGGTGAGCTTGGCGGCATTCCCTTCTTTGAAAATAACCCCTTGGCTATGGCTCCCGTCTTCCGATCCTTCCACTTTGCCAATGCGACAACCTGAACGCGTTCCCCAAATGGATTGAAACTCCCCGCGAGTGATGGGGACGTTCATTCCTTTGCCTTTGAGGGTATCACTGAGGGCTTGATATTGGCGTATTTTAAATTTTTCACCGACGGCTGCAAAGAGGACGGCTTCCCCGACATTCTTCAGGGTATCGCCCATGCGTTCGAGATAGCGCAAGATGTTGTGCGCCGTAATGCAGTCGTTGGGTGATTCGCCTTTTCGCAGGTCATCCATGACCTGGTCGAAGTTTTCTTTGAAAAGTTCATCCAACGTGTATTCGCATCGGCAAATACGGAACGCGAGACCGATGTTTTGTTTAATCAAGGCATCGACAACGTGATTGAGACCGGCCTGGACTTCATCAAAAAACGCCTGACAATTGTATCGTCGTAAGAATCCGATATCAGAGAGATACTGTGTCTGATTAACGATGTTGACAGCATGGTCGGCCATACGTTCAAGGTTGTTGGTAACGATATTGACAGCGCGAATGAAGTCGGTGGTTCGTTTGTCCGTATACGTGCTGCCATGAACGCGAGAAAAACAACTATTTTCGATAACGCTTTTCAGGTTGTCGATGTAATCGTCGCGGGATTCAATTTTCTCTCGTAATGATCGGTCTTGGCGTTCCAACGCGATACGTGTGTTCTCTACTTGCTTGGTCACTTCCATGACCATGAAGCGAAAGTTTTCTTCAACGGATGTCAGAAATTTCATGGTGTTTCGTTATCCTTTTATGGAAAGCGAATCATCCGTTAAAGGTTCTTCTTCTGTGCCTTCACGCCAGCCGAATTTAAGATTGAGCTTCATACGTCCTTCACGGTTTTTTGCTTCTACAACAAATTCGACAAGACCAAGTGGGGACATGATGAGTTCGGCATCCTTACGGGTAAAAACGATATGTCCGGAATCGAATCCATCGGCCAGTGCCCGGAGATATTCGGCCATATTTTTTCTGTCTTGCAACGACTCGTACTTGAAACGATCACCCTTGCTCATCCAGTGGACTCCTTTGCGGTCTATGACAGACGTTCCTTGTATTCTTCGATGGCTCGTTTTCTATTAACCCCGTACATAATGAGACTTTTGCGAATGGCTGGATCATCCCAAGCTGGTTGATAACCGATTTCACGAGAGGCTTTTTCCGGCTTTTGCTCTTTGGGGTTCTTTACTTTCTCGCTCATGTGGCAGTCATCGCCCATGAAGATGAGCAAAGGACGTTTGACGTGCCAGCCGCGTTCATTTTGTCGGGTCACGACATTGACGAGGAATTCGGTATACCGTTGGGACTGCGGATTCCAGACTTCGTATCCGTCGACATCGTAGTTTGCCAATAAAATGGGCCAGAATTGTTCGGGGTGGGGAATGACGACACCGGCCCCGATGCTTCGAGCTTCTTCAATGACTTGAGATGCTTTGTAGAAATAGGCAAGAGAAAAATGCTCTTTAACAATGTCTTTGACGGCCTTGATGAAGACCTGCGCACGATTGATCAACCAGTCGCCATAAAGTTCGCGCATGGCATCAAAATAGTTACGGACAAGTTTATTTTTGATGGCATCTTCGGGAATGTCGGCTTCTTTTTCCATGAGAATCTGTTTGATTTTCCCGGCCTGGATGCGGACAAACTCAACAAGTTCTTCATTGGTATTTGTTTTTCCGGCAGCGAGCTGACGTCGGTCTTCAAAAGCCGGGTCGACCAGGCTTTCAAGAAATTCAAAAAGCTGTGAGGAACGGTACAGAAAGGTATGCTTGAGCATAGCCTGAAGTGTGTCGGATTTGACAAGGTTCTCTGTTTGGAAATGAAGCAGTAATTGGACTTTCCTGTTGAACCCGCTGGAATAGCAATCCACCTCCACTCCGCTGTATCCGTCATAGTCCAGGATAATGTTGTGCTGAGTCGGAATGATAAGGCTATCTTTGGCATTGGGAAACATGTTGGCGATGCGGCGCTTAATGAGGTGCATGGGGACAAATTCAGGATGCCAATGCACCGCCAGAACATATTCTTGTCTGGGATAGATCGCCGGAGGATTGACAATGAGTTCTTCTTGTTCCGGTGTAAGTTCGGTCGACGTAATGGTGGCAAAGGCATCATAGTCCCATTGCTCAAGATCACGTGGGATGTCATCGAGGTTGACTTCAACACATCGACTTGGTTCGTTTTTGGCAAGTACTTCCATGTCATCTCCCAAACCTTGCTGGTGAAATAAAAATCAGCCGGAAGAGTGTAGAGACGTCAATCCGGCAGGAGAGTCTGTAATTACAGAGGGTATTCTACGTTGTCGTACGAGGAAATGCAAAGTCGGAAGCCATTGAGTGTGGTGTATGGCATCCGAAGAAGCAGGTCTCAAAAAAATCCCTTTATCTTACCATGAGACGGATTCTTTTGTGTGACGATTTTGTGGAGATTGGAAGATTTATAATTAAGTAAATAAAATTAATGATATAGGCTTGGTGTTAGTCGTTGTCAGCGTCATCAATGAGTAATCCCATGATAAGCCCATAGAATGCGTCAGGACGAGAGCTGGCGTCGATGCTTGTATATACCCAACCGAGATGGATATTGCATTGTCGGCAGAGCGTCGCCTGCCAGGCGAACCCAGGAAACCACGTAAATTCCGTTGTTGTCACACCAACACCGACACACCCTGGGGCTTGAGAAAAAAGACCGATTTCAAACATCTGCCCGTGTGGATTGAAAAAGACATGGCGTGATGCTCCAAACAGAGCGATGGCACTGGTACCAAACGTTATGACATGGCCGCACATTCGGCAACGGAGACGATGCCCTCCTTCTATGGTGAAGTCGTCTTCCTTTTCTTTCCATAACTTCGTGACGTGTGGTTTTTCATTCGTGTCGAAGAGAATGGTTTCACATTGGCATCGTTGAAGAATCATCACTTCACCATGCTTTTGCTTGCGGTACGTGCGATGCGAGCCAACCTCGGGAGATTTCCCTTTCGGAAGGGGCGCATAGACATGCTTTTCTCGCATCATGAAACCTGCTAGTTTTTTTAAAAGCGTTTCATCAGGAAATGCAGACTTTGCACAGGAGTTTACCGTGTCTTCCGACTTACAAAGAGACAACAACGTCAAGCAAAACGATATGGAATCGGCGGCTTTGCTCGCAAGCCAGGATAAAGATATCATTGACCAAAGTATTATGTCGCAAAAGGAGTCTCCCGAACGCCCCAAATATTATGTTGGCCTTGGAGCCTCGGCTGGAGGACTCGAAGCACTGCAGGCGTTTTTCTCCAATATGCCACCGAATACGGGGATGGCGTTTGTTGTCGTACAGCATTTGTCCCCGGATTTTAAGAGCCTTATGGTCGAATTGTTGTCGAAGCATACAGAAATGCCTGTTGTTCGTACAACAGATCGAGTCACGATCAAACCGAATACCATATACCTGATTCCGCCTAAGAAAAACATGGAGGTGTACGGGGGGAATCTATATCTTTCCGAGCAACCGGATCGGCATTCGTTAAATCTGCCAATAGACGTGTTTTTCAATTCGCTTGCCGATGATCGAGGCGAGAAGGCTATTGCCGTGGTGCTCTCAGGTACGGGCTCAGATGGAACCCGCGGTGTTCGCGCGATCAAAGAGGCCGGTGGGATGGTTTTTGTGCAGGAGAGCGATTCGGCGAAATTCGATGGTATGCCGAAAAGCGCTTTGGCGACGGGGGTTGCCGATGTTGTCCTTCCTCCGGAAAAGATGCCTCAGGCTCTTATTACATTTGCCTCGCATCCGTTTGCTTCCAGAAGTCTCCCAGGACAAGAAACTTTGAGCCATGAAGAAAATGGTTTGAAACGACTCCTTAACGTGTTGCACAAAGCGACGAAAGTTGATTTTTCACATTATAAGCCAGCCACGGTTGTCCGACGTATCGAACGACGAATGGGCATTGTCCAATCTCGAAGTTTGGAGGACTATGTCGCACTGATCAGCTCTGATCCAAAAGAACTCTCCATCCTGTTCCGGGATCTCCTTATTGGAGTAACACGTTTTTTTCGAGATAAAGCGTCCTTTAATATTCTGGCGACTACGATTATTCCCCAAATATATTCGAATGCTTTGGATCGGGGCTCGAAGGATATCCGTATCTGGGTGCCTGGTTGTTCAACAGGAGAAGAAGCCTACAGCTTGAGCATGCTGTTTCATCAACACAAGAAGGATATTCAATCGGATATTGAAGTAAAAATATTTGCTACGGATATCGATCAGAATG
This genomic stretch from Desulfovibrio inopinatus DSM 10711 harbors:
- a CDS encoding SPFH domain-containing protein; amino-acid sequence: MTALLQGPIIMFIVLAVIVVVLFVKTAVVVPQKSEYVVERLGKFHNVLGAGFHILIPFIDRVAYARSLKEEVMDIPSQICITRDNVSVAIDGVIYLQVIDSQLSAYGIDNYKIGATQLAQTSLRSAIGKIDLDKTFEERDAINYQVIKAVDEAAQSWGVKVLRYEIKDITPPDTVMASMEAQMKAEREKRAEIARSEGDKQARINRAEGLRQEAIAMSEGEKQKRINEAEGQAQEITLLAEATASGIARVAEAISQGDGITAANLRVAERYIEEFGKLASTTNTMILPANLTDTAGMVATAMSVLEKTSSVSKKDNTVG
- a CDS encoding NfeD family protein — translated: MSDYLIWFLVGTAFLIAEMMMPGFIVIFFGIGAWTTALFSALFSTGLEVELAIFITSSLLALFGLRRFFLRTFSGVSKPAPDRYIDEIVGKTAQVTKKIGPHHRGEVKFRGSYWQAVADTQLVPGDDAIILGQSLDDSLTLEVTPASRIQTEESLS
- a CDS encoding PAS domain S-box protein — protein: MIEGVTMKSVIVSKRWRWNVVWGGSLGILTTTSAFAASSQNEGAHFVDMIFFPGFWLVTGVCIFIIGLFSLALFSLSRRLGQKQRQFETTLERVPLGVLWFGIEGDIHDVNDAMVEMMGHTSPQNLIEERHGIMQSLFASIDGYAVFMDMLKQQGRFSGADLMLRRNDGVVLRMECTAFAESSKYSSTRFQGFFRNVTLYRREQKSLVDNTNRLELALGAANAGIWDFYPGTDKASFDNQWFIMLGYQPDVFEHTFDTWIDLIHPDDVHEMTRKLDAYIKTSASGVFETRFRMKAASETWRWVLCTGKTVAWDDSGKPIRIIGINLDIHKQTVAEEHIRVSEMTYRELFNAFQDSILLQEPGTGIILDANKTLLERFAYESLKELRGVRFEDLSAGMPPYGRAEVEALLQYTQLEGPQHVEWLVRTRHGDFFWAEVKTKIVTLLGERRILVHLRDISEKKQAEVALRESEGLFRAMFDQTVQYMGLLGVKGRILKVNRALLELAGVRAQDVIGLPFAVAPWVQQTSESQEFIDRAIHEASEGIVVQREIIFVDQHDQQHIVDFSLAPFRGDTGNIVSLIAEGRDMTDLRNALQALNVNRKQLEMTLEAVNAGIFELYPESDTIEWTRGWRTALGYDEQEIGADLAHWNYLVHPEDRVRVVNHFFNAVSSASPGEIFEIEYRLQCKDGHYMWVKTKALSSSFNLQGDVVQVQGITYDIQQDKEVQARLRASEKKYKEIFNAGAEAIGVIDPNNFSIAEANSAFIDMFNLTVHTLYNQHITDLFAVAADGTCPPVDALEQSHEGGTLSFQGQGKTAEKTFLVEGTVKTVALDGKLQFLLVVRDVTERRRLQEIMIQSEKMLSVGGLAAGMAHEINNPLGVILQSIQNVIRRSKPGTKVGDQAASACGLDFDTLRCFLNSTGIDETYEDIRGAGVRAAKIVEDMLSFSRKTDSTLNKCSLLEITQRAINLAKADYNLRKKYDFKNIDLQIDHEDDLPNIPCLENEIEQVILNLLRNAAHALAESGPEHPSIHITIRQNNDEIELQVCDNGPGMYKDVARRIFEPFFTTKEAGTGTGLGLSVSYFIVTERHGGHLSVTTEPGEGSCFLMSLPISRETRRDMNGAISHLTTNEEKPV
- a CDS encoding HprK-related kinase B; protein product: MSPDSSAEFPIPKALTQETFNRLADGLLASTPLPLQLDLDLGGLPAAISTNNATLLAKLADYLHPFMRDDDRTPLLHLAAVESVPVRLGLKYTPRRPDPGKEVKEEWVRFLYSRIVHKTRTDMTFFVSAKYNIAAGPCLDNWDQIVNFLNFRFLNAKIGLGGVLCHASAVAVDQAGLMLAGLAGRGKSSLALTMMHDDDVDFISNDRAVITTADDGPYLFGSTKLPRVNPGTILHNEHLHRLLTPEEFIRFKAVPENELWTLEQKYDASIESCFGHGRQRLAANLSAVGILTWDRIDAPAKIVPVNLEEKPHLLQAFIKQPGIFIEQDGQNLPDTDFFTPEDYLEVLQNTPVYEITGGIDFVSAAKELRDDLVLKAKTLREKQPQPEPATDRIDEDV
- a CDS encoding PhoU domain-containing protein, which codes for MKFLTSVEENFRFMVMEVTKQVENTRIALERQDRSLREKIESRDDYIDNLKSVIENSCFSRVHGSTYTDKRTTDFIRAVNIVTNNLERMADHAVNIVNQTQYLSDIGFLRRYNCQAFFDEVQAGLNHVVDALIKQNIGLAFRICRCEYTLDELFKENFDQVMDDLRKGESPNDCITAHNILRYLERMGDTLKNVGEAVLFAAVGEKFKIRQYQALSDTLKGKGMNVPITRGEFQSIWGTRSGCRIGKVEGSEDGSHSQGVIFKEGNAAKLTQEKLNIETWETILPGLPPRIQGFLVNGESASMLVEYLSGCTFQEIVLSATDDILENAHFIIRQTVGILWSQTMKPQSICAHPMKQLRSRLPDVFRLHPLFETPSMGLSGVKINSVKSMIDQVSQLEETLCAPFSVFIHGDFNINNIVYNHGEQRIHYIDLHRSCDSDYIQDISVYLVSNFRLPLTDRAMRLRLSSVIETFLNFARRFAQEHGDSTFEARLALGLIRSFITSTRFEFNRKFARNMFLRGVYLMEKMLEHTGPMHEFVLPKDVLVY
- a CDS encoding amphi-Trp domain-containing protein encodes the protein MSKGDRFKYESLQDRKNMAEYLRALADGFDSGHIVFTRKDAELIMSPLGLVEFVVEAKNREGRMKLNLKFGWREGTEEEPLTDDSLSIKG
- a CDS encoding cereblon family protein, giving the protein MMREKHVYAPLPKGKSPEVGSHRTYRKQKHGEVMILQRCQCETILFDTNEKPHVTKLWKEKEDDFTIEGGHRLRCRMCGHVITFGTSAIALFGASRHVFFNPHGQMFEIGLFSQAPGCVGVGVTTTEFTWFPGFAWQATLCRQCNIHLGWVYTSIDASSRPDAFYGLIMGLLIDDADND